A window from Plasmodium gaboni strain SY75 chromosome 9, whole genome shotgun sequence encodes these proteins:
- a CDS encoding hypothetical protein (conserved Plasmodium protein, unknown function), with amino-acid sequence MRKTCEVCKNKTFQYVCPSCEIVYCSVECYKLHDSSCVKSFLDNQVNENIRNNELTDFDIKEFKFKLKKFYDLQDEADCKNEGFNVDRIINGYESPEKKKGKNNDMDDGSDDGSDDGSDDGSDDGSDDGSDDDNDDGSDDDDDNNNNNNNNDHHNNNDHPHHNNNNDQWENPSGHLKKWQISNKRYKVLTELALKDEIKLENLNEKEKKQFFSFIKNNDMNLYIERYEPWWLNCVIKKMKIPEEHICCIKKVNDQVIYIIIEIIYAYCYLHRIYNKSINNKEFCYSLLYISESLNRFNIPQTNVLNTINNIFEKIIENDELIREKNVLYNVITDVTKILNLKELILRCLYETKRFFKKEIQKIQLYKEKLYKKNNNPTKILDIIQEEKLFKYVNKKIKFLYSYSYYHFDNFEDIHKQLTNFYNEHKRYVIQNEKREITFEKK; translated from the coding sequence ATGAGAAAAACATGTGAAgtatgtaaaaataaaacgTTTCAGTATGTCTGCCCCTCATGTGAAATAGTATACTGTAGTGTTGAATGTTATAAATTACATGATTCCTCATGTGTTAAATCTTTTTTAGATAATCAGGtgaatgaaaatataagaaataatgAATTGACTGATTTTGATATAAAGGAATTTAAATTCAAGTTGAAGAAATTTTATGATTTACAAGATGAGGCAGATTGTAAGAATGAGGGGTTTAACGTTGATAGGATAATAAATGGATATGAGTCACCAGAGAAGAAAAAAGGAAAGAATAATGATATGGATGATGGTAGTGATGATGGTAGTGATGATGGTAGTGATGATGGTAGTGATGATGGTAGTGATGATGGTAgtgatgatgataatgatgatggtagtgatgatgatgatgataataataataataataataataatgatcatcataataataatgatcatcctcatcataataataacaatgaTCAGTGGGAGAATCCTTCTGGGCATCTAAAAAAATGGCAGATAAGCAATAAACGATATAAGGTGTTAACCGAGCTAGCTTTAAAagatgaaataaaattagagaatttaaatgaaaaagaaaaaaaacaattcTTCTCCTTTATAAAGAACAATGAtatgaatttatatatagaaagATATGAACCTTGGTGGTTAAACTgtgtaataaaaaaaatgaaaatacCTGAGGAACATATTTGTTGTATTAAGAAGGTTAACGATcaagttatatatataattatagaaattatatatgcatattgttatttacatcgtatatataataaaagtattaataataaagaattctgttattctttattatatatatcagAATCTTTAAATAGATTTAATATTCCACAAACAAATGTATTAAATacaattaataatatttttgagAAAATAATTGAAAACGATGAATTAAtaagagaaaaaaatgttttatataatgtaatTACAGATGTAAccaaaatattaaatttaaaagaattaataCTTAGATGTTTATATGAAACTAAAagattttttaaaaaagaaattcAAAAGATTCAATTgtataaagaaaaattatataaaaaaaataataatccAACCAAAATTCTTGATATCATCcaagaagaaaaattatttaaatatgtgaataaaaaaattaaatttttatattcttattcTTATTATCATTTCGACAACTTTGAAGATATACATAAGCAGCTTacaaatttttataatgaGCACAAGAGGTATGTAAttcaaaatgaaaaaaggGAAATCACTTTTGagaagaaataa
- a CDS encoding putative membrane protein (conserved Plasmodium membrane protein, unknown function), translated as MRVCYLRGTLVGIITFIFLSSICNVYNMDSLFFNNKLYMYNILKGNHIHMNDLNISRSYLFKEPENINIDLALSALKGIDIENGNRLDYKNKNNNDYNINVERIEWNKMNKKDFIYSIDDVDNELIKGLPDIYNINNIQKDIRKNMLKYINNYRYDIEDMEIISKGENKIPYIYNNILLILLIFFMYIFCIRILYDGYRKGKMVAKDFISKISTLFIFFVLLKSTLLLFPPVLCVLLCIFLTFYFYNISMNACEDIYFLNIEKIRKEPIGWVFIVFSQSILLGNIIYHLLFRPSVFILLHKIIGNYFIEHILCVLILIVMSICIFFLMISNIFSATKLQNFVFTFTSSYFLLSFCSYIYNLLMFLIYHKRKIFNIIQIEPYIFFSSTSIFSFNLPNCFILLCLFFMTFIPLILPKMKLRKNKRGAKKKNQKKNDYKEPNYKAYDIILNYFT; from the coding sequence atgagAGTATGTTATTTAAGAGGAACGTTGGTAGGAATAATAAcattcatttttttgtCTAGCATTTGTaatgtttataatatggattctttattttttaacaacaagttatatatgtataacattttaaaagggaatcatatacatatgaatGATTTGAATATCAGCAGAagttatttatttaaagagccagaaaatataaatatagattTAGCTTTGTCTGCATTGAAAGGTATAGATATTGAAAATGGAAATAGACttgattataaaaataaaaataataatgattataatataaatgtagAAAGGATTGAATGgaataaaatgaataagaaggattttatttattcaatAGATGATGTAGATaatgaattaataaaagGTTTGCctgatatatataatataaataatattcaaaaGGATATAAGAAAGAATatgttaaaatatataaataattatagaTATGATATTGAAGATATGGAAATAATATCTAAAggagaaaataaaataccatatatatataataatatattattaatattattaatattttttatgtatattttttgtattagaatattatatgatgGATATAGAAAAGGCAAAATGGTTGCAAAGGATTTCATATCTAAAATATCgacattatttatattttttgttttattaaaaagtaccttattattattccCACCTGTATTATGTGTATTACtttgtatatttttgacattttatttttataatatatcgATGAATGCTTGtgaagatatatattttttaaatattgaaaaaataagaaaGGAACCTATAGGATGGGTTTTTATAGTATTTTCTCAGTCCATTTTATTAggaaatattatatatcacTTATTATTTCGACCTAgtgtatttatattattacataaaattataggaaattattttattgaaCATATTTTATGTGTACTTATTTTAATAGTTATGTCCATTTgtatcttttttttaatgataagtaatatattttcagCTACCAAATTACaaaattttgtttttacCTTTACCTCATCCTATTTTCTTTTATCGTTTTGttcttatatttataatttattaatgttcttaatatatcataaaagaaaaatattcaaCATAATTCAAATAGAGCCTTATATCTTCTTTTCATCAACTAGTATCTTTTCATTTAATCTTCCGAATTGTTTTATTCTCTTgtgtcttttttttatgacATTCATACCACTCATACTGCCCAAAATGAAGCTTCGTAAAAACAAAAGAGgagcaaaaaaaaaaaaccaaaaaaaaaatgacTACAAGGAACCAAATTATAAAGCATACGACATTAtcttaaattattttaCTTAA
- a CDS encoding hypothetical protein (conserved Plasmodium protein, unknown function) — MNTCIKLIFAFYIFIKYARCQGDQIINEKLTNFVFLSCNYQKGKVNNTLLNSIEKRKPQLMLWIGDYFYTDCSEIKCLDDAYTYIKKDPFYMKLKKKFKIDGIYDDHDYNKNNGDRLYKYKKESKKKYLDYLNIDKNDIRYKRNGAYISKLYIDPNNENNQVKIIMLDTRYNKDPYPFYAPDSYKDLFFHMFISFLSRFHSSIFGLCCNSKNDILGNEQWKWLEKELTNSKARAHIIISSTQFFFFFLINENWGLMPYSLKRLRELIKKTKPKGLLFLSGDVHFGSIIGNEESVIEVTSSSVNQENIFSYINKYVIFFLTNLLSKVSPFELNKIYSFNNFGSVNITYVNDNEIKIKTSINDSDGVEILVANQVFNNKNNIYTKRKDLHIILDEFATLECKSKTKVVMHTIVYILFLLWFLQILYIFLKVIGSLFRRKKIHTKTKDE; from the exons atGAACACTtgtataaaattaatttttgctttttacatttttattaaatatgcCCGATGCCAAGGGGATCAAATAATTAATGAGAAGCTAACTAATTTTGTATTTCTGAGTTGTAATTATCAAAAAGGAAAAGtaaataatacattattAAATTCAATAGAGAAAAGGAAACCACAGCTTATGCTGTGGATAGgtgattatttttatacaGATTGTAGCGAAATAAAATGTTTAGATGATGcttatacatatattaagaaagacccattttatatgaaactaaaaaagaaatttaaaattgatggtatatatgatgatcatgattataataaaaataatggTGATcgattatataaatataaaaaagaaagtaaaaaaaaatacttagactatttaaatatagataaaaatgatatcagatataaaagaaatggtgcatatatatccaaattatatatagatccaaataatgaaaataatcaagttaaaattattatgttaGATACtagatataataaagatcCATATCCTTTCTATGCCCCAGATTCATATAAAGATctattttttcatatgtttatttcatttttgtCACGTTTCCATTCATCCATTTTTGGATTATGTTGTAATAgtaaaaatgatatattagGAAATGAGCAATGGAAATGGTTAGAAAAGGAGTTGACCAATTCGAAAGCTCGTGCCCACATAATTATATCCTCTACCCAG tttttttttttttttttaattaatgAAAATTGGGGTTTGATGCCTTACTCTTTGAAACGTTTAAGggaattaataaaaaaaacaaaaccAAAAGgtcttttatttttaagtGGGGATGTTCATTTTGGTAGTATAATTGGAAATGAAGAAAGTGTAATAGAAGTTACAAGTAGTAGTGTAAATCAGGAGAACATTTTTagttatataaataaatatgttatattttttttaacaaaCCTTTTAAGTAAGGTAAGTCCATTTGAGttgaataaaatatattcatttaataattttggttctgtaaatattacatatgtaaatgataatgaaataaaaattaagaCATCTATAAATGATTCAGATGGTGTAGAAATCTTAGTAGCCAATCAGgtttttaataataaaaataatatatataccaaaagaaaagatttacatattattcTTGATGAATTTGCAACATTAGAATGCAAGAGTAAAACAAAGGTGGTAATGCATACaatagtatatatattatttttattatggtttttacaaattttatatatatttctaaaAGTAATTGGATCGCTGTTCCGCAGAAAAAAAATCCACACAAAAACAAAGgatgaataa